The Lutibacter sp. A64 genome segment CCCATTCCATTTGAATGTTCTTCATTGTAATGATTTTGAAACCAATCTGGTTTTTCTAATTCATTATTAAAAACATAAGTAGCTATTTTTACCATTTCTTCTTTTTTAAATGGCATTTTAGGCATTACATTAAAATTTTGTATAGCTCCAAACATTAGTGCATTATCATCTGTTGGATTAAGTGTCCAATTTGTAAATGCAGCAACAAATTCTTTTTCTGAAGCATAAGACATTTTATATCTTTTTTTTATTGCAACCATAGGTGGTGCAATTATATCGTTATGTGATTTTGAATTAATTGAATGACAAGCATAACAGTGTTGTTGTAATAATTTATAGCCTTCACTAGTACTTGATTGTATAGCTACGGTTTTAACTAAATTTTTATTGTTTTTGTTATTTGAGCAAGCAGTTAAAATAGCAAAAGTAAAAATTAGTGAAAATTTTAATACTTTCATTTTCTTAATTTAGAAATCTAAACAAAGTTCAACCTTAAATTTAAATAAAAGAGTGACTTAAGTTGCTTATTTAATTAAAATAACACTTTAAACACTGATTATCAAGCTTATAAAAATTTAAAATATTTTAAATGAATAAAAAATCGTTTTTTTAATTATATTAATAGTTGAAGCTGAAATATTATTTTAGAATCTTATATTACTGATAATCAATTGATAAATATCTAACATTAAAGATTCCTTTATTTTTATATAAAAGAATATTATTGATAAAAAAAACGCTTTCAAAAATTGAAAGCATTTTAAATATTTTAAAAAAAGGATGTTTATTTAAACGTAATTTTACGCATACGTAAACTTACAGGGGTTATTTCTAAATATTCATCTTCTTTTATATATTCCATACATTCTTCTAAAGAATAATCAATTTTTGGAGCAATTTTAACACTGTCATCAGTACCAGATTTACGAACGTTTGTTAGTTTTTTACCTTTAATTAAATTAACAGACATATCTTCTTGTTTGTTGTTTTCACCAACAACCTGACCTTTATAAATATCTTGGTTAGGATCTATAAAAAACTTACCTCTATCTTGTAATTTATCAATAGAATAAGCAGTTGCTTTTCCAGTTTCTGCAGAAATTATAGCACCGTTGTTTGAAGTAGCTATATCTCCTTTGTAAGCATCAAAACCACGTAATCTATGGTTTATAATTGCTTCACCAGCTGTTGCTGTTAAAATTTTATTACGTAAACCTATTAAACCTCTAGAAGGAA includes the following:
- a CDS encoding c-type cytochrome, with the protein product MKVLKFSLIFTFAILTACSNNKNNKNLVKTVAIQSSTSEGYKLLQQHCYACHSINSKSHNDIIAPPMVAIKKRYKMSYASEKEFVAAFTNWTLNPTDDNALMFGAIQNFNVMPKMPFKKEEMVKIATYVFNNELEKPDWFQNHYNEEHSNGMGNGNGKRRRMQRSF